A window from Oreochromis aureus strain Israel breed Guangdong linkage group 16, ZZ_aureus, whole genome shotgun sequence encodes these proteins:
- the LOC116314988 gene encoding transmembrane protein 50B: MAGFLDNFRWPECECIDWGERRNAVASIVAGVLFFTGWWIMIDAAVAYPTQEQMNHAFHTCGVFSTIAFFMINAVSNGQVRGDTYGEGCMGRTGARLWLFIGFMMMFGSLIASIWILFGGYVVPKKEVAPGLAVFFQNAFIFFSTLIYKFGRTEDLWG; encoded by the exons atggcCGGCTTTTTGGATAACTTCCGCTGGCCCGAGTGTGAATGCATCGACTGGGGCGAGAGGAGGAATGCCGTGGCCTCTATCGTGGCCGGAGTTCTG TTCTTCACCGGCTGGTGGATCATGATCGATGCCGCTGTGGCGTATCCAACCCAGGAGCAGATGAACCATGCCTTCCACACCTGTGGCGTCTTCTCCACCATCGCTTTCTTTAT GATTAATGCAGTTTCCAACGGCCAGGTGAGAGGGGACACGTACGGAGAAGGCTGTATGGGCCGGACAG GAGCTCGTCTCTGGCTCTTCATCGGCTTCATGATGATGTTCGGCTCGCTCATCGCTTCCATCTGGATCCTGTTTGGAGGCTACGTAGTGCCGA AGAAAGAAGTGGCTCCGGGGCTGGCTGTGTTCTTTCAGAACGCCTTCATCTTTTTTAG CACTCTGATCTACAAGTTCGGCCGCACTGAAGATTTATGGGGTTAA
- the LOC116314987 gene encoding uncharacterized protein LOC116314987, producing MLLILLCLHAFSRVASQAPPPPPQDVQVEKGQLTWTPGEPDVTYTVNYRRFNSDKWEALPACIQTPLHSCNISAIGPSDTNDSPENSCVTLRVQAERRGLRSEGVNACSRYGDVCTPPFSILPQPGSLTVHLSENHELATEHAENAKHRIYFGREGESPLQAYKDTVASTTIKELEEGQRYCVQVAYTVYSNSVEPRSCIQCEVIPASEHVNRTPMIVGLLVGIVVLAIIILALGYLGFFQTEKIKRCLEPYKYEIPPNQFPGEFEVRTFNPTEEHCDDLQISDGNYEPRSALCPPAAAS from the exons ATGCTGCTGATCCTGCTCTGCCTCCACGCCTTCTCCCGGG TCGCGTCTCAggcgccgccgccgccgccacaGGACGTCCAGGTGGAGAAGGGTCAGCTGACTTGGACTCCAGGGGAGCCGGACGTCACCTACACGGTGAATTACCGCAG ATTTAACTCTGATAAATGGGAAGCTCTTCCAGCCTGCATCCAGACGCCGTTACATTCCTGCAACATATCAGCGATTGGGCCGAGCGACACTAACGACTCGCCTGAGAACAGCTGCGTGACGCTGCGTGTGCAGGCCGAGAGACGGGGGCTGAGATCTGAGGGTGTTAACGCCTGCAGCAGATACG GTGACGTCTGCACGCCTCCGTTCAGCATTTTGCCTCAGCCTGGATCACTCACTGTACACCTGAGTGAGAACCATGAGCTGGCGACGGAACACGCCGAGAATGCCAAGCACCGGATTTACTttggcagagagggagagagtccTCTGCAG GCGTATAAAGACACTGTAGCCTCCACGACCATTAAAGAGCTGGAGGAGGGGCAGCGGTACTGTGTTCAGGTGGCCTATACGGTCTACAGTAATTCCGTGGAACCACGCAGCTGCATCCAGTGTGAGGTCATCCCTGCATCAG AACACGTGAACAGGACGCCGATGATCGTGGGGCTGCTCGTCGGCATCGTGGTCCTCGCCATCATCATTCTTGCATTGGGATACCTCGGGTTTTTCCAAACTGAGAAAATCAAACGCTGCCTGGAGCCATATAAATATGAAATCCCACCG AATCAGTTTCCTGGGGAATTTGAAGTCCGAACATTTAATCCCACTGAAGAGCACTGTGACGACCTCCAGATCTCTGACGGTAACTACGAGCCCAGATCAGCACTCTGCCCTCCCGCCGCTGCTTCCTGA